GCTGAGGAATTCCGGCTCCATTCCGCAAGCAGCGGGGCCATGGAAGAACTTtcaataggagagagagaagcgttccaatttgtgttttagaaaaaaggTTCTGAGGGTGGTATAGCGGGTGTATGGGTGAGTAAGCCTGAGGCGGGAAAAGCAGAAAGCGAGAGATGACCCCTGAACCTGAACAGCACATGGCTGTtgacatgtgcatgtgtgcacacacaaacacacacacatagacagacacacataaacaggcacagacacatacagatacagacagacagacacatacagacacagacagacGCACATAGATAGGCACagatatacacagacacacatagacacacagacacacacacacagacacacatagacagacagagacacacccagacacagacacatatagacacatagacacacacagacacaaacacagacacacacacacgtctacagcacacacacagagatacagacacacacacacacacacacacacacacacacacatacaaacacacacacacaaacatacacacacagcttCTCCCGTCCTCCAAGACCCCGTCAGCCTGAGGCTTGGGGTCATCTGTCCGCAGGGGCAGAATGGAGTCTCTGGCaaggtgcccccccacccagcGGCTCTGAGTTCTGTCCCGTGCTTACCGAGGCTGCGGTGTTGATGAAGTAGTTCTTCAGGTCGTTGATCTCAGACATGATGGTGGCGTGTGCCTGCAGGACCGCGGCGCTCATGTACAGGATGCCGGTGGTGCCGTGGTACAGGCTGTCCTGGAAAGGCAGAGGGGGCCACGGCCGGCGTCACAGGGGCACGGAAGCAGGTTGACATTTGCCCCTCACACCATACAGCTGGGAGGAGCAGGCCAAAGAGCCCGGCCTGCACCCCAGACTCCTGCTCTTTCCTTCTGCAGTGTTTCTGATAAACTCAAGATGCAGTGAACCATGGCGGATTAATAAATGCCAATAGTGACATCCATCCAAGCCAGCATTTGGCTGAGTGCTTGTTCGTGCTAAGCCTTTCCTCCTGTACCTCATGTAAGCTTGCCAGCTATGGGGTCAGCACCACTTAACATTAGTGCCATTTTGAAGAAGTAGGAGCTCAAGGTCAAGGTCTAGGAATAAAGAGccaagtcaggatttgaacctaggccaGATGAACTCCAAGCTTGTGCTCTTAACCATTAGCATTACGAAGACCTGCTATGTCCTAACAGTATGTCATGTCACCTCATTCATTCCCACAGCTAACGCCAAAAGGCTGCAGCTCTGGGCACCCCGATGTGCAGGTGATGAGACTGGGGCTGAGCTAACACATGGCAGAGTGGGTAGAGTCAGGCTTATCCGACTCCAGATTCCAGCGGCTGAGTCTCTGCGCTGAATGCTCAGCAGCGTGCTTTCTTCAACCCAAGAGTGTCAGGCAGTCATTTAAAAGGGctagcaggggtgcctgggtggctcagtgggttaaagcctctgccttcagctcaggtcatgatctcagggtcctgggatcaagccccacatcgggctctctgctcagcagagagcctgcttctctctctctctctctctgcctgcctctctgcctacttgtgatctctgtctgtcaaataaaaaaataaaatctttgaaaaaaaaaaaaaagggctagcAATTCCGGAAGGAATGTCATCACTGGCATTTTACAATCTCTAATGAGATACTCAGTTTGGGGGAAGCTCATGAAGAGGTGAAGAAAAGCATGAGGGAAATAGTTGATGGGGGGTAAGCCTGTCACACTGGAGATGTTAATGCCAGAAAAGTTCACCCATCTGTCATTCAGGGACTTGCAGGAGCAAGTCACATCACACTGGgaagaagcaaacaaaacccccaaacatCAGACCTTCTATAGGACAGCTGACCCGCCTTCTTCAACCAGTCACTGGAAGGGAGAGCCATTCTGGGTTATAGGTACCCAAGAACCATGACAGCCAAGGGCAACACATGGCCCCTGGGAGGGTCCCGATCAAACTGGTCAATGGTAAAGAGACTTTTCAGGTGTAACCGAGTAAATCTGATCATGGCCTGGGTCTTAGGTGATACGGAGGAATGATTGTTAGTAACTTTATATAAGCATGATGACATAAGGATGTGTGCATATTTTTTTGGAGTCATACTGAAGTGTGTAGAATGGAACAAATGATGTTTTGggtttgctttaaaattctttaggaaaaaaagtctAGGTGTAGCAAACGTGGGAAAATGTTAATAGTGCAGGAATCTGGGTTGTGGTTTCTGGAGGGTCTATGATGTGATGTTCactacttttgtgtatgttttaaaatgttccatacagaaacttttttttttttaaagattttatttatttgtcatagagagagaagcgagagcgagcacaggcagacagagtggcaggcagaggcagagggagaagcaggctccctgccaagcaaggagcccgatgcgggactcgatcccaggacgctgggatcatgacctgagccgaaggcagctgcttaaccaactgagccaaatGCACAAGGAATAGAGGAATCGCTGTAGGACTGGGGTGATCCCCCCCACCCACGATCATGTCCTTCAATCCAACTCCAATGATTTAACCATAAATAAAGCTTAAGGGGAAACGAGTCAAGATGTGCTTGATAGAGAATATGTAGGAAGGAAGACAATGAAGGGGAATACGACAAAACATTTACTGTGGCAAAGGAGTGCTTTCATTCTGCCTTACTAGTAAACGCATTAAGATAAAAAAGCCTTGGTTCCATAATGGCCCAGCCATGACAAGGCCTCTGGTCCCTGGTGTCTGGTCTCTGGTCCcaacctgccccccaccccccgtgccCAACTCCCGTCCCAGCCCAGAAGGACCTTTGTCCTCACAATGCCCAGAACAGACATCCAGAGAAGCCCCAGGGTCTGGATCACTCCCTCCAGTTCTTACCAGGACTTGCCAGGACTCATATCTTTTGTAAAATCCAAACAGGTAAGACAACAGGAACATCAGGGAGATGAGAAAGGAGGTGATCGAGACATACATCACCCATCCTTGTAGCAACGGATTTGCTACGTGGGTGACAGCTACCAGGATCCAGACCCAGCAGCCAAATATCTGCAAGAAGAAACCATAAAAGAAGAACTTTAAGTTGCTCATGTAGGGCGTACTTCCCTTTGGACAGCATCTCTCTTCTCTTCCGTCTGGTTAAAAGCTCTTCAGGTGAAGTTAAGTGGAACaagagggaaatggggaaggaagCCTGGCCCCGGGGGggagagtagatttttttttttttttttgaaaagtcaagTGGTTAACATagaggtataaataaataaaatttaaaaataaaagaagacttgACATCCTCAGTGGACCACCTCCCTTTTACCCCCAACCCCGCGCCATTGTGTGGCATGTTTTCTGTTGCTCCTTTTCACTATGGAATACTATTTCCTTTTCCTGGCTTCCTTTACCTACTCACAGTGTCAGCCTGGCCCTGTGGGCATTTGGTTTGGGCCCCTGGGTTATAGTATCTGACACCCTGGGCAATACCATTCCAGTTTGATCACCTCTCAGCCCTGTCCAGGCTGTTACTATCCCCTTGGTGGAGAAACCAACccttctccccattctctctgGGCTCTGCATTTGTTTGCTCTTGTGCTGGGTTTATACCCATATGGGTCAGCCCAAGGAAAGAATTAAGTAAATTTCCACATGGTAGCATGTCCAGTTAGAGGCCTGAGGGAGCACCAagtggttttgttgttattaGTTTGTctcagactttctttctttttaaaaatattatttatttatttatttgacagagagagagagagagagagagagagagagagagataacaagtaggcagagaggcagacagagagagagggggaagcaggctccctgctgagcagagattccccatgcagggctcgatcccaggaccctgagaccttagcctgagccgaaggcagaggcctaatcctctgagccacccaggcacccctgtttcagACTTTCTAggctcctctccttcctgggtTCTCCTTAGGATGTCCCTGTGAGCCTCCTCAGTCCTCCCTCTTCTCACTCCTGTTAAATCTGTGCACCCTGTTAAATCTGTGCACCTGTTCAATCTAAGCACCATATAGGCCGGCAATCTCAGGCCTTCAGTCCCACACATCCACTCGCCCACTTGGAAGTCTCCATTCAGATATTCCACTGCAGGGGCCAACCATGCTCTGGCAGGACCCTGAGGGTAAATGCCTTATTAAATTTTGTACCCTGAGCACCTCATTTGCCCCTCAAGCTCCTCAAATGCAACAAATTACAAAATCTGAACTCATTGCCACTCCTCAAATCCCTCAGAACCTATTCTCCTCAGCACCTTCTGAAAATGACCCTTCTGAGGGAGAGAGTGATGGGATTGAGAATGAATGTACTGAGACCTCCAAAGACAGTGGTAAAGTTCTATTTCTTAGATGGCACAGtgggtaattttttcttttataaagcaacaaaataattttgaaaaaaaaaaagagagagagagaatgttttgGACTATGAGACCACTGGAGATTTGGAATAATGGGGAGAGGGAGCCATCCTTGGTGTGGAGGAATCACACTGccagattttaaaactttctgtaaagttacagtaatcaaaagagtTGTCTGTGCAGGTGGCTCACATTTCTGCCCATCTCAGGAGACAGCTCATCCCCTTCCCTAGTTCTgttgattccacacaaattttagaagcAGATTTTTTGTATCTATAATATCTATCTGTTGGGATTTTGGgttaaatctatagatcagtttgggggagaattgacatctttactatgatgagttttccaatccatgaacatggtatgctTCTCCAATAATTGAGATgttctttgacttcttttatcaatattttgttctttttagcaTACTGATACTATACACACTTCCTATATGTATGCCTAAATATTTCGTTTTGGGAAGCTATTGTCAATAGTatcattttttacaaatttcaTTTCCTAATTGTTCAATACCAGTAGATAGAAACATGATCAATTTTTTGTGTA
The window above is part of the Lutra lutra chromosome 9, mLutLut1.2, whole genome shotgun sequence genome. Proteins encoded here:
- the MALL gene encoding MAL-like protein, which produces MASPDLPPPTSYAPPQVPLGVLLFFTIPYAFFLPELIFGCWVWILVAVTHVANPLLQGWVMYVSITSFLISLMFLLSYLFGFYKRYESWQVLDSLYHGTTGILYMSAAVLQAHATIMSEINDLKNYFINTAASFFAFITALLYILHAFSIYYH